From Bosea sp. NBC_00550, the proteins below share one genomic window:
- a CDS encoding haloacid dehalogenase type II yields the protein MTVIKPKFVTFDCHGTLIYFAMDKAARALYADKLDEPAMRTFITNFSAYRLDEILGDWKPYEEVVYNSLERTCRRNGIAFRPEDARWIYEQVPTWGPHADVPEGLANVAKEIPLVILSNADNDQIPHNVARLGAPFHAVYTAEQARSYKPRMKGFELMFDMLGCGPDDVCHVSSSFRYDLMTAHDLGIKNKVWVNRGHEPANPYYGYTEIKDISGLPGVFGL from the coding sequence ATGACCGTCATCAAGCCCAAATTCGTGACTTTCGACTGCCATGGCACGCTGATCTATTTCGCCATGGATAAGGCCGCGCGCGCGCTTTACGCCGACAAACTGGACGAGCCGGCGATGCGGACGTTCATCACGAATTTCTCAGCCTACCGGCTCGACGAGATCCTCGGCGACTGGAAGCCCTATGAAGAGGTCGTCTACAATTCGCTGGAGCGGACCTGCCGCCGGAACGGGATCGCCTTCCGTCCCGAGGATGCGCGCTGGATCTATGAGCAGGTGCCGACCTGGGGACCGCATGCGGACGTGCCGGAGGGCCTTGCCAACGTGGCGAAGGAAATCCCACTCGTCATTCTCTCCAATGCGGATAACGACCAGATTCCTCATAACGTCGCGCGGCTCGGCGCGCCCTTCCATGCGGTCTACACGGCTGAGCAGGCCCGATCCTACAAGCCGCGCATGAAGGGCTTCGAGTTGATGTTCGACATGCTCGGCTGCGGTCCGGACGACGTCTGCCACGTCTCGTCATCGTTCCGCTACGACCTGATGACGGCCCACGACCTCGGCATCAAGAACAAGGTCTGGGTCAATCGCGGGCACGAGCCGGCGAATCCGTATTACGGCTATACGGAGATCAAGGACATCTCGGGCCTGCCCGGCGTGTTCGGGCTCTGA
- a CDS encoding GNAT family N-acetyltransferase, giving the protein MDQETIDLVAFDECHLDGAVLLSREAGWPHRREDWAMLLALSHGFVALQGDVVVGTAMLTPFGDVRATVNMVIVAASMRGRGLGRKLMDAALQACGARECRLTATADGLPLYEKLGFNATHEIRQHQGIPAPLPADAANDAIELDWAGPENFPAVVALDLEAQGIDRRPLLRLLAEAGRMVVLREAGRIVGYAALRPFGRGEVIGPVVANTLEQAQNLMSFLIASRPGAFLRVDTAEWHELSPWLSARGLVGVGGGIAMRRNAVSRQPLGPAKPFALASQALG; this is encoded by the coding sequence ATGGACCAGGAAACGATCGATCTCGTCGCGTTCGACGAATGCCATCTCGATGGCGCCGTTCTGCTCTCGCGCGAGGCGGGCTGGCCCCATCGGCGCGAGGACTGGGCGATGCTGCTGGCCCTCAGCCACGGCTTCGTTGCACTCCAGGGCGATGTCGTGGTCGGCACTGCGATGTTGACGCCCTTCGGAGACGTTCGCGCGACCGTCAACATGGTCATCGTCGCAGCCAGCATGCGCGGACGCGGGCTTGGCCGGAAGCTGATGGATGCCGCCCTGCAAGCCTGTGGTGCGCGCGAATGCCGTCTCACCGCGACCGCTGACGGCCTGCCTCTCTATGAGAAGCTCGGGTTCAATGCGACGCATGAGATCCGCCAGCACCAGGGCATCCCCGCGCCGCTGCCGGCGGACGCCGCGAACGATGCCATCGAGCTGGATTGGGCCGGTCCGGAGAACTTCCCCGCGGTCGTCGCGCTCGACCTGGAGGCGCAGGGGATTGATCGCCGCCCTCTGCTCAGGCTCCTGGCCGAAGCCGGGCGAATGGTCGTGCTGCGGGAAGCCGGCCGGATCGTCGGCTACGCCGCGCTGCGTCCGTTCGGCCGCGGCGAGGTGATCGGACCGGTTGTCGCGAATACCCTGGAACAGGCGCAGAACCTCATGAGCTTCCTGATCGCCAGCCGCCCCGGCGCCTTCCTGCGCGTCGACACGGCCGAATGGCATGAGCTTTCGCCATGGCTTTCCGCACGTGGCCTCGTTGGCGTCGGCGGCGGCATCGCCATGCGCCGCAACGCGGTAAGCCGGCAGCCGCTCGGCCCCGCCAAACCCTTCGCTCTCGCCAGTCAGGCGCTCGGATAA
- a CDS encoding aspartate aminotransferase family protein, protein MLSNSLIELDREHWIHPVASYRGHEKAGVRVLRSAKGATITDASGKQLIDGFAGLWCVNAGYGHESIVEAAANQMRELAYATGYFGLGSEPAIRLAAELAERSPGDLNRVYFTLGGSDAVDSTVRFIRYYQQARGKPEKDQFISMEQGYHGSSTVGAGLTALPAFHAGFGVPYDWQHKIPSHYTYRNPVGSAPEAVIAASLAALRTKVDAVGGPDRVAAFYCEPIQGSGGVLVPPPGWVKAIRELCRELDILFVADEVITGFGRTGPLFACEDEDIVPDLMTVAKGLTSGYVPMGAVLMSQKVYDVIADGSGAAAVGHGYTYSAHPVSAAVGLEVLRLYENGLLDNGRKAGARLMAGLESLGDHPLVGEVRGRGMLAAVELVTDKARKTPLPAAAVPAQRIFDRAWDKGLVIRAFGNGVLGYAPPLCCTEAEIDAIVERTRATLDETLADPDVRAAMA, encoded by the coding sequence ATGTTGAGCAATTCCCTGATCGAACTCGATCGCGAGCACTGGATTCACCCGGTCGCTTCCTATCGCGGCCATGAGAAGGCAGGCGTGCGCGTGCTGCGCTCTGCGAAGGGCGCCACCATCACGGACGCTTCCGGCAAGCAGCTCATCGATGGTTTCGCCGGGCTGTGGTGCGTGAATGCCGGCTACGGCCATGAGAGCATCGTCGAGGCCGCCGCGAACCAGATGCGCGAACTGGCCTATGCGACGGGCTATTTCGGCCTCGGCTCCGAGCCCGCGATCCGGTTGGCGGCCGAGCTCGCCGAGCGTTCGCCCGGCGACCTGAACCGCGTCTACTTCACGCTCGGCGGTTCCGACGCCGTCGACAGCACGGTCCGCTTCATCCGCTATTACCAGCAGGCGCGCGGCAAGCCGGAGAAGGACCAGTTCATCTCGATGGAGCAGGGCTATCACGGCTCCTCGACCGTCGGCGCCGGCCTGACCGCCCTGCCCGCCTTCCATGCCGGCTTCGGCGTGCCCTATGATTGGCAGCACAAGATTCCGTCGCATTACACCTATCGCAACCCGGTGGGCTCCGCGCCTGAAGCCGTCATCGCGGCCTCGCTGGCAGCGCTTCGGACCAAGGTCGACGCAGTGGGAGGCCCCGATCGCGTCGCGGCCTTCTATTGCGAGCCGATCCAGGGCTCAGGCGGCGTGCTGGTTCCGCCGCCCGGCTGGGTCAAGGCGATCCGCGAGCTCTGCCGCGAGCTCGACATCCTCTTCGTCGCCGACGAGGTCATCACCGGTTTCGGACGTACCGGCCCGCTCTTCGCTTGCGAGGACGAAGATATCGTCCCCGACCTGATGACCGTCGCGAAGGGGCTGACCTCTGGCTATGTGCCGATGGGCGCCGTGCTGATGTCCCAGAAGGTCTACGACGTCATCGCGGACGGCTCGGGCGCGGCCGCGGTGGGCCATGGCTACACCTATTCGGCCCATCCGGTCAGTGCCGCGGTCGGCCTCGAGGTGCTCAGGCTTTACGAGAACGGCCTGCTCGACAACGGTCGCAAGGCCGGCGCGCGCCTCATGGCAGGCCTGGAAAGCCTCGGGGACCATCCCCTCGTCGGCGAAGTGCGCGGCCGCGGCATGCTGGCCGCCGTCGAACTCGTGACCGACAAGGCCAGGAAGACGCCACTTCCCGCCGCTGCCGTGCCGGCCCAACGCATCTTCGACCGGGCCTGGGACAAGGGCCTCGTCATCCGCGCCTTTGGCAACGGCGTACTGGGCTATGCCCCGCCGCTATGCTGCACCGAGGCCGAGATCGACGCGATCGTCGAGCGGACCCGCGCGACGCTCGACGAGACATTGGCCGACCCGGATGTGCGCGCCGCGATGGCGTGA
- a CDS encoding HAD-IA family hydrolase, with protein MAKNFGDFRYMTFDVVGTLIDFEGGLVDCLAEIAREAGAPFDGEQALSLYRAARYMPDVQHFPDDLARVYGLIAPKLGLPTDESHARRLRDSVKDWRPFPDSADALARLSKRYKLIAMTNAQRWAFEHFASALGNPFYAGFTVDDTGTEKPDPAFFEQVFAFVEKDGGSREQILHVAQSQYHDIGISRKLGLTNCWIQRRHAQPGYGGTIEPERFTEPDFHFTSMGALADAAEGSLVA; from the coding sequence ATGGCTAAGAATTTCGGCGACTTCCGCTATATGACGTTCGACGTCGTGGGCACGCTGATCGATTTCGAGGGCGGCCTCGTCGATTGTCTGGCGGAGATCGCCCGCGAGGCCGGAGCGCCCTTCGATGGCGAGCAAGCCCTCAGCCTCTACCGAGCGGCCCGGTACATGCCCGATGTACAGCATTTCCCCGACGATCTCGCCCGCGTCTACGGTTTGATCGCACCGAAGCTCGGCCTGCCGACCGACGAAAGCCATGCCCGGCGCCTGCGCGACTCCGTCAAGGACTGGCGCCCCTTCCCGGACAGTGCCGACGCACTTGCCCGCTTGTCGAAGCGCTACAAGCTGATCGCGATGACCAATGCCCAGCGCTGGGCGTTCGAGCATTTCGCCAGCGCGCTCGGAAACCCGTTCTATGCCGGCTTCACCGTCGACGATACCGGCACGGAAAAGCCCGACCCGGCCTTCTTCGAGCAGGTCTTCGCCTTCGTCGAGAAGGATGGCGGCTCGCGCGAGCAGATCCTGCATGTCGCGCAGAGCCAGTACCATGACATCGGAATCTCCCGGAAGTTGGGCCTGACCAATTGCTGGATCCAGCGACGGCACGCCCAACCCGGCTATGGCGGCACGATCGAGCCTGAACGCTTCACCGAACCCGACTTCCACTTCACCTCGATGGGCGCGCTCGCCGACGCTGCCGAGGGCAGTCTGGTAGCCTGA
- a CDS encoding ABC transporter substrate-binding protein — MTDKISSSWTSADDSFVENAIRRGASRRDLLQMLMAGGLAASASSLVLARATSALAATPVKGGNLKAAGWSSSTADTLDPAKASLSTDYVRCCAFYNRLTFLDGDGKLQMELADKFETKDAKVWTVTLKKGVTFHDGKPLTSADVIYSLKRHLDPAVGSKSNSLAKQMTEFKAVDPLTVEITLAAPNGDLPTILSTHHFMIIADGTTNFAKANGTGAFTCESFEPGVRSIAVRNKNYFKSGGANLDSFEFFAITDDTARVNALLSGDIQMAAAINPRSMRLVESQPNVVLSKTTTGNYTDLNMRLDMAPGNKADFVAGMKYLLNREQIQKSALRGLAEIANDQPVPPMNVYHNKDLKPKAFDPERAKSLFQKAGVLGQSIPIVASDAAGSSVDMAVLIQQAGNAIGMKFDIQRVPSDGYWSNYWLKAPVHFGNINPRPTPDILFSLLYASTAPWNESQYKSEKFDKMLLEARGSLDEAKRKQIYGEMQVMVADEAGTAIPVYISNVDAISNKLKGLLPNPLGGMMGYAFAEYVWLEG, encoded by the coding sequence ATGACCGATAAGATTTCTTCCAGCTGGACGAGCGCCGACGACTCCTTCGTCGAAAATGCGATCCGCCGCGGCGCCAGCCGCCGCGACCTCCTGCAGATGCTGATGGCCGGCGGCCTCGCCGCCTCCGCCAGCAGCCTCGTGCTGGCGCGCGCCACCTCCGCGCTCGCGGCGACGCCGGTCAAGGGCGGCAACCTGAAGGCTGCCGGCTGGTCCTCCTCGACCGCCGACACGCTCGACCCGGCCAAGGCCTCGCTGTCGACGGACTATGTCCGCTGCTGCGCCTTCTACAACCGCCTGACCTTCCTGGACGGCGACGGCAAGCTGCAGATGGAGCTCGCCGACAAGTTCGAGACCAAGGACGCCAAGGTCTGGACCGTCACGCTCAAGAAGGGCGTCACCTTCCATGACGGCAAGCCGCTGACCTCGGCCGACGTCATCTACTCGTTGAAGCGCCATCTCGATCCGGCCGTCGGCTCGAAGTCGAACTCGCTTGCGAAGCAGATGACGGAGTTCAAGGCTGTCGATCCGCTGACCGTCGAGATCACGCTTGCGGCGCCGAACGGCGACCTGCCGACCATCCTGTCGACGCACCACTTCATGATCATCGCCGACGGCACCACGAACTTCGCCAAGGCGAACGGCACCGGCGCCTTCACCTGCGAGTCCTTCGAGCCCGGCGTGCGCTCGATCGCCGTCAGGAACAAGAACTACTTCAAGTCCGGCGGCGCGAACCTCGACTCCTTCGAGTTCTTCGCGATCACCGACGACACCGCGCGCGTCAACGCGCTGCTCTCGGGCGATATCCAGATGGCCGCCGCGATCAACCCGCGCTCGATGCGCCTGGTCGAGAGCCAACCGAACGTGGTGCTGTCGAAGACCACGACCGGCAACTACACCGACCTCAACATGCGGCTGGACATGGCGCCCGGCAACAAGGCGGATTTCGTGGCGGGCATGAAATACCTGCTCAACCGCGAGCAGATCCAGAAATCGGCGCTTCGTGGCCTGGCCGAGATCGCCAACGACCAGCCCGTTCCGCCGATGAACGTCTATCACAACAAGGACCTGAAGCCGAAGGCGTTCGACCCCGAGCGCGCCAAGTCGCTCTTCCAGAAGGCGGGTGTTCTCGGCCAGTCGATCCCGATCGTCGCCTCGGATGCCGCCGGCTCCTCGGTCGACATGGCCGTGCTGATCCAGCAGGCCGGCAACGCGATCGGCATGAAGTTCGACATCCAGCGCGTTCCCTCGGACGGCTACTGGTCGAACTACTGGCTGAAGGCCCCGGTCCATTTCGGCAACATCAACCCGCGGCCGACGCCGGACATCCTATTCTCGCTGCTCTACGCCTCCACGGCGCCTTGGAACGAGAGCCAGTACAAGTCCGAGAAGTTCGACAAGATGCTGCTCGAGGCACGCGGCTCGCTCGACGAAGCCAAGCGCAAGCAGATCTATGGCGAGATGCAGGTGATGGTCGCCGACGAGGCCGGCACCGCGATCCCGGTCTACATCTCGAATGTCGACGCCATCTCGAACAAGCTCAAGGGCCTGCTCCCCAATCCGCTTGGCGGGATGATGGGCTACGCCTTCGCCGAGTACGTCTGGCTCGAAGGCTAA
- a CDS encoding ABC transporter permease, with product MNLHLWSLLGGRLLVALLTLLIVSFVVFCATQILPGDVAEVLLGQAATPEAVAGLRAAMHLNDPAILRFFRWLGGMLTGDLGISYANNRPIAELIAGRLSNSLQLAAATALFSVPIALALGITSAMLRGSLYDRSVTMATITVISVPEFMIATAGVLIFAVWLKWLPALSFARDIHSFGEMLRIYAMPVFTLSFVISAQMIRMSRAAVVEALNTPYVEMAQLKGASRPRVVLRHALPNALGPIVNAVALSLSYLLGGVIIVETIFNYPGIAKLMVDAVATRDLPLIQSCAMIFCVVYLLLITTADVIAILSNPKLR from the coding sequence ATGAACCTTCACCTGTGGTCCCTGCTGGGCGGACGGCTGCTCGTCGCGTTGCTGACGCTGCTGATCGTCTCCTTCGTGGTGTTCTGCGCCACCCAGATCCTGCCCGGCGACGTGGCGGAGGTGCTGCTCGGCCAGGCGGCGACGCCTGAGGCCGTGGCGGGCTTGCGCGCGGCGATGCATCTCAACGACCCGGCGATCCTGCGCTTCTTCCGCTGGCTCGGCGGCATGCTGACAGGCGATCTCGGCATTTCCTACGCCAATAACCGGCCGATCGCGGAGCTCATCGCCGGGCGCCTCAGCAATTCGCTCCAGCTCGCGGCGGCAACCGCGCTCTTCTCGGTCCCGATCGCGCTCGCGCTCGGGATCACCTCCGCCATGCTGCGCGGCTCGCTTTACGACCGCTCGGTCACAATGGCGACGATCACGGTGATCTCGGTGCCGGAATTCATGATCGCAACCGCCGGCGTGCTGATCTTCGCGGTCTGGCTGAAATGGCTGCCGGCGCTTTCCTTCGCGCGGGATATCCACTCCTTCGGCGAGATGCTGCGCATCTACGCGATGCCGGTCTTCACGCTCAGCTTCGTCATCTCGGCCCAGATGATCCGCATGTCGCGCGCCGCCGTCGTAGAGGCGCTCAACACGCCCTATGTCGAGATGGCGCAGCTCAAGGGCGCATCGCGCCCGCGGGTCGTGCTGCGCCATGCGCTGCCCAACGCGCTCGGCCCCATCGTCAACGCCGTCGCGCTGTCGCTTTCCTATCTGCTCGGCGGCGTCATCATCGTCGAGACGATCTTCAACTATCCCGGCATCGCCAAGTTGATGGTCGATGCCGTGGCGACACGAGACCTACCTCTCATCCAGAGCTGCGCGATGATCTTCTGCGTCGTCTACCTGCTCCTGATCACGACGGCGGACGTCATCGCCATCCTGTCCAACCCGAAATTGCGCTGA
- a CDS encoding ABC transporter permease yields the protein MAIDAANTTAASPRRAGYRFNLTGWISLIIILAWATVAILAPYVTPYGISDIVDTDYFGSMSLQFPLGTDYLGRDMLSRIMFGARYTVGISLAATLIACTIGVTLGMAAAVTGGWFDTVLSRFVDALSSIPSKLFALVAVAGVGSSIPVLMLILGIIYTPGSYRFARALAVNVNTTDFVTVARIRGERLSYLIRAEILPNIAGPVLADVGLRFVFIVLLLSGLSFLGLGVQPPEADWGSLVRENIGGLPFGSPAVMAPSFAIASLTIAVNLLIDNLPQKIRDRSE from the coding sequence ATGGCCATCGACGCAGCCAATACGACAGCCGCCAGCCCGCGCCGAGCCGGGTATCGGTTCAACCTCACGGGCTGGATCAGCCTGATCATCATCTTGGCCTGGGCAACGGTCGCGATCCTCGCGCCGTATGTGACGCCCTATGGCATCAGCGACATCGTCGACACAGACTATTTCGGCTCGATGAGCCTGCAGTTTCCGCTCGGGACGGATTATCTCGGCCGCGACATGCTCTCGCGCATCATGTTCGGCGCGCGCTACACCGTCGGCATCTCGCTGGCGGCGACGCTGATCGCCTGCACCATCGGCGTCACGCTCGGCATGGCGGCGGCCGTAACCGGTGGCTGGTTCGACACGGTGCTGAGCCGCTTCGTCGATGCGCTCAGCTCGATCCCCAGCAAGCTGTTCGCTCTCGTCGCCGTTGCCGGCGTCGGTTCCTCGATCCCTGTGCTGATGCTGATCCTCGGCATCATCTACACGCCCGGCTCCTATCGCTTCGCCCGGGCGCTCGCGGTCAACGTCAACACCACGGATTTCGTCACCGTGGCGCGCATCCGCGGCGAGAGGCTGAGCTACCTGATCCGCGCCGAAATCCTGCCCAACATCGCCGGGCCCGTGCTGGCCGATGTCGGGCTGCGCTTCGTCTTCATCGTGCTGCTTTTGTCCGGCCTGTCCTTCCTCGGCCTCGGCGTGCAGCCGCCGGAGGCCGACTGGGGCTCGCTGGTGCGCGAGAATATCGGCGGGCTGCCGTTCGGCTCGCCGGCCGTGATGGCGCCTTCCTTCGCCATCGCCAGCCTGACGATCGCGGTGAACCTGCTGATCGACAACCTGCCGCAGAAGATCCGCGACCGGAGCGAATGA
- a CDS encoding ABC transporter ATP-binding protein, giving the protein MSPLVEIRNLKVEATTDAGRRVEIIKGVSFEIAPGEIVALIGESGSGKTTIALTLLGYTRAGCRITGGSVRIDGRDMAALPEKERTKVRGVTVSYVPQSAAAAFNPAQRIMDQVIEITRIHELMPRAEAEAKAVDLFRALSLPSPETIGGRYPHQVSGGQLQRLSAAMALIGDPKVVIFDEPTTALDVTTQIEVLRAFKSVMRQSRMAGVYVSHDLAVVAQIADRIVVLKGGVIQEVGATAQILSAPKHPYTQELLAAFAPPGRVPAQVASPEGAAPRPVLELASISAGYGKLQADGTPLILAVDKVSFKLERGRNLGIIGESGCGKSTLARSIAGIIPPSSGTIAFNGKPMAPRAQDRSVDELRKLQIVFQSADTALNPAKSIEDILGRPLAFYHGLRGAARDARIDRLLELVHLPRALKHRLPSELSGGQKQRVNLARALAADPELILCDEITSALDTVVAAAIIELLKDLQRELGLSYLFISHDLTTVQAICDEVAVMYRGVKVEQLPADQVGKAGGHPYARLLMSSVPKLDPAWLDKLERDPELVAAFSKR; this is encoded by the coding sequence ATGAGCCCTCTCGTCGAAATCCGGAACCTCAAGGTCGAGGCGACCACCGATGCCGGCCGCCGCGTCGAAATCATCAAGGGCGTGAGCTTCGAGATCGCGCCCGGCGAGATCGTCGCGCTGATCGGCGAGAGCGGCTCGGGCAAGACCACGATCGCGCTGACCCTGCTCGGCTACACGCGCGCAGGCTGCCGCATCACCGGCGGCAGCGTGCGCATCGACGGCCGCGACATGGCCGCCTTGCCGGAGAAGGAGCGAACAAAGGTCCGCGGCGTCACGGTCTCCTATGTGCCGCAGAGCGCGGCCGCTGCCTTCAATCCGGCGCAGCGGATCATGGACCAGGTGATCGAGATCACCCGCATCCATGAGCTGATGCCGCGTGCCGAGGCCGAGGCCAAGGCGGTGGACCTGTTCCGTGCGCTCTCACTGCCCTCGCCCGAGACGATCGGCGGGCGCTATCCGCACCAGGTTTCCGGCGGCCAGTTGCAACGCTTGTCAGCGGCCATGGCGCTCATTGGCGATCCGAAGGTCGTGATCTTCGACGAACCGACGACCGCCCTCGACGTCACCACGCAGATCGAGGTCCTGCGCGCCTTCAAATCCGTGATGCGCCAGAGCCGGATGGCCGGCGTCTATGTTTCGCACGACCTGGCGGTCGTCGCCCAAATCGCCGACCGCATCGTCGTGCTCAAGGGCGGCGTCATCCAGGAAGTCGGTGCCACCGCACAGATCCTGTCGGCGCCGAAGCACCCCTACACTCAGGAACTGCTCGCCGCCTTCGCGCCGCCCGGGCGCGTCCCCGCACAAGTGGCGAGCCCGGAAGGCGCGGCTCCACGCCCCGTGCTGGAACTCGCATCCATCAGCGCCGGCTACGGCAAGCTGCAGGCGGACGGAACGCCGCTGATCCTGGCCGTCGACAAAGTCAGCTTCAAGCTGGAGCGCGGGCGCAATCTCGGCATCATCGGCGAATCCGGCTGCGGAAAATCGACGCTCGCCCGCTCCATCGCCGGCATCATCCCACCCTCGTCCGGCACGATCGCCTTCAACGGCAAGCCAATGGCACCGCGGGCACAGGACCGCAGCGTCGATGAATTGCGCAAGCTGCAGATCGTGTTCCAGTCGGCAGATACCGCGCTGAACCCGGCCAAGTCGATCGAGGACATCCTGGGCCGGCCGCTTGCCTTCTACCACGGCCTGCGCGGCGCCGCCCGCGATGCGCGCATCGACCGGCTGCTCGAGCTGGTGCACTTGCCTCGCGCCCTGAAGCACCGGCTGCCGAGCGAATTGTCGGGCGGGCAGAAGCAGCGCGTGAACCTGGCACGAGCGCTGGCCGCCGATCCCGAACTGATCCTCTGCGACGAGATCACCTCCGCGCTCGACACCGTTGTGGCCGCGGCCATCATCGAGTTGCTCAAGGACCTGCAGCGCGAGCTCGGCCTGTCCTATCTCTTCATCAGCCACGACCTGACGACCGTGCAGGCGATCTGCGACGAGGTCGCGGTCATGTATCGCGGCGTGAAGGTCGAGCAGTTGCCGGCCGACCAGGTCGGCAAAGCCGGCGGCCACCCCTATGCGCGCCTGCTGATGTCGTCGGTACCCAAGCTCGACCCGGCCTGGCTCGACAAGCTCGAACGTGACCCGGAACTCGTCGCCGCCTTCTCGAAGCGCTGA
- a CDS encoding Lrp/AsnC family transcriptional regulator: MKLDQIDIKILYELQKNGRITNVELAELVNLSPSPCLMRVKKLQQDGYITGYSARINIGKLGQTLTVFTEVTLKNHRQIDFARFLAAIEKLDQVIECHLVSGGYDYLVKFVTSGIIEYQTLMERLIDLDIGIDKYFSFVVLKSPIVKPHMPLTSLFPITAAS; the protein is encoded by the coding sequence ATGAAGCTTGACCAGATCGACATCAAGATCCTCTACGAGCTGCAGAAGAACGGTCGGATCACCAATGTCGAGCTGGCCGAGCTGGTGAATCTGTCGCCGAGCCCGTGCCTGATGCGGGTCAAGAAGCTGCAGCAGGACGGCTACATCACCGGCTATTCCGCCCGCATCAACATCGGCAAGCTCGGCCAGACGCTGACGGTCTTCACCGAGGTGACCCTCAAGAACCACCGGCAGATCGATTTTGCGCGCTTCCTGGCCGCCATCGAAAAGCTCGACCAGGTGATCGAGTGCCATCTGGTCTCGGGCGGCTATGACTATCTCGTCAAGTTCGTGACCAGCGGCATCATCGAATACCAGACGCTGATGGAACGGCTGATCGACCTTGATATCGGCATCGATAAATATTTCAGCTTCGTCGTGCTGAAATCACCAATCGTGAAGCCGCATATGCCGCTGACGAGCCTCTTTCCGATCACGGCCGCGAGCTAG
- a CDS encoding NAD(P)/FAD-dependent oxidoreductase, whose protein sequence is MPAPLFEIETSPALPESADVVVIGGGIVGVCAGYYLARRGLKVALVEKGRIGAEQSSRNWGWCRQQNRDARELPMATESLTLWDRLAGDIGEDLGFRRCGLLYLSDDDAQLAGWAKWRDFAVGEGVVTHMLSSDEASARGSATGRRWKGGVFSPTDGTADPVRAAPMIARGILKAGGSVHQFCAARGIETEGGRVSAVVTEKGTIRTTTMVHAGGAWASSFLNQYGIRFPQSSVRQSIMSVSPGVIGLPDALHTDEISVTRRSNGGYTLSISGRARVDPTPQQLRFARQFVPMFLRRWRSLAIGGLEGWKAGHETLGRWKLDAPTPMEANRILDPTPDPRQIAETHARAQRLLPSLKSVPVAARWAGYIDSTPDGVPAIGELAGLPGFILAAGFSGHGFGIGPGAGHMIADIVTSAKPIVDPTPYRPERLEGSAFGKVAEF, encoded by the coding sequence ATGCCGGCGCCACTGTTCGAAATCGAAACCAGCCCCGCTTTGCCGGAGAGTGCCGATGTCGTGGTCATCGGCGGCGGCATCGTCGGAGTCTGCGCCGGCTACTATCTCGCGCGCCGCGGCCTGAAGGTCGCTCTCGTCGAGAAGGGCCGCATCGGCGCCGAACAGTCGAGCCGCAACTGGGGCTGGTGCCGCCAGCAGAATCGAGACGCCCGCGAACTGCCGATGGCGACGGAAAGCCTCACGCTTTGGGATCGCCTGGCAGGAGATATCGGCGAGGATTTGGGTTTTCGTCGTTGCGGTCTGCTTTATTTGAGCGACGACGACGCACAGCTCGCCGGCTGGGCGAAGTGGCGCGATTTCGCGGTCGGCGAAGGCGTCGTCACCCATATGCTCTCGTCCGACGAAGCCTCGGCTCGCGGCAGCGCGACCGGCAGGCGCTGGAAGGGTGGCGTATTCTCGCCGACGGACGGCACGGCCGATCCCGTCCGAGCCGCCCCGATGATCGCGCGCGGCATCCTCAAGGCAGGCGGCAGCGTGCATCAATTCTGCGCCGCGCGCGGCATCGAGACGGAGGGCGGGCGCGTCTCGGCCGTGGTGACGGAAAAAGGCACGATCCGCACCACGACGATGGTACATGCCGGCGGCGCCTGGGCCTCCTCCTTCCTCAACCAATACGGCATCCGCTTTCCGCAATCCTCGGTGCGCCAGTCGATCATGTCTGTCTCGCCTGGGGTGATTGGTCTTCCCGATGCGCTGCACACCGACGAGATATCGGTGACGCGTCGCAGCAACGGCGGCTACACACTGTCGATCAGTGGCAGGGCCCGCGTCGACCCCACGCCGCAGCAACTGCGCTTCGCCCGGCAGTTCGTGCCGATGTTCCTGCGGCGCTGGCGCAGCCTCGCCATCGGCGGGCTCGAAGGCTGGAAGGCCGGCCACGAGACTCTCGGTCGCTGGAAGCTCGACGCACCGACCCCGATGGAGGCGAACCGCATCCTCGATCCGACGCCCGATCCGCGCCAGATCGCAGAGACCCATGCCCGCGCCCAGCGCCTGCTTCCGAGCCTCAAATCCGTGCCGGTCGCGGCGCGCTGGGCCGGCTATATCGATTCGACACCGGACGGCGTGCCCGCCATCGGCGAACTCGCTGGCCTGCCCGGCTTCATCCTCGCGGCGGGGTTCAGCGGCCATGGCTTCGGGATCGGCCCGGGCGCCGGCCATATGATCGCGGATATCGTCACCAGCGCGAAGCCGATCGTCGATCCCACTCCCTACAGGCCCGAGCGACTGGAGGGTTCCGCCTTCGGGAAGGTGGCGGAATTCTAG